The Impatiens glandulifera chromosome 3, dImpGla2.1, whole genome shotgun sequence genome contains a region encoding:
- the LOC124929621 gene encoding cell division control protein 2 homolog, with protein MRSLQWKDNLLGAVQVPLSPIVYMVIPGLNPEGYYLLSKLLCLCPERRITAFDALQHPYFTNYHIFSGKGSIQGTPSKAYMGQAMDSKKPVIVKIFDRIKLNEGISSAVIREIAFLKEMDHENIVSVIDVVFTGMKIHLVMEAADMNLRQFIDEHPKGVSDRHVRKNLLYQLLKGLDYCHSQKIIHRDLRPESLMINRDPLTLKISDFGTARDFQVPVKALTIIDRAKCVLYMPPEILYGKWRYTASVDMWAAGCIFAEIARGKPLFQIGSNDYHMTSDIYQMQKILSVLGTPNEDLWPGVCEVFHNINSIKLIPSMDLHELVPCLDPEEMDLLKQMICLNPSGRIMAADALKLSYFDDLRAA; from the exons ATGCGCTCTCTACAGTGGAAGGATAACTTGTTGGGTGCGGTTCAAGTGCCATTAAGCCCAATAG TCTATATGGTAATCCCTGGTCTTAACCCAGAAGGATACTATCTTCTTTCT AAACTGCTATGTCTTTGTCCTGAAAGAAGAATCACAGCTTTTGATGCCCTGCAACATCCATACTTTACCAAT TACCATATATTTTCTGGTAAGGGATCTATACAAGGAACTCCTAGTAAAGCTTACATGGGTCAAGCCATGGATTCCAAGAAACCTGTTATCGTGAAGATTTTCGATCGTATCAAGTTAAATGAAGGCATCTCAAGTGCAGTAATAAGAGAAATTGCTTTCCTGAAAGAGATGGATCATGAAAATATTGTAAG TGTGATAGATGTTGTTTTTACTGGTATGAAGATACACCTTGTTATGGAGGCTGCAGACATGAACCTTAGACAGTTTATAGATGAACACCCTAAAGGGGTATCAGATCGACATGTGAGAAAG AATCTGTTGTATCAACTTCTGAAAGGACTTGATTACTGTCATTCTCAAAAAATAATTCATCGGGATTTAAGGCCAGAAAGTTTGATGATTAACCGAGATCCACTTACACTGAAGATATCAGACTTTGGAACAGCAAGAGACTTTCAGGTTCCAGTGAAGGCGCTGACTATAATAGACAGG GCAAAGTGTGTATTGTATATGCCACCTGAAATCTTGTATGGGAAATGGAGATACACGGCTTCAGTTGACATGTGGGCTGCTGGTTGCATATTTGCTGAAATTGCTAGGGGAAAGCCTCTCTTCCAAATCGGATCCAATGATTATCATATGACCAGTGATATTTATCAAATGCAGAAGATACTCAG CGTTTTAGGGACACCAAATGAAGATCTATGGCCAGGAGTTTGTGAAGTATTCCATAACATAAATTCTATCAAATTGATTCCGTCCATG GATCTACATGAGTTGGTTCCATGTCTTGATCCAGAAGAAATGGATCTTTTGAAA CAAATGATTTGCCTGAATCCCAGTGGAAGAATCATGGCTGCTGATGCGCTCAAGCTTTCTTACTTTGACGATCTTCGAGCTGCTTGA
- the LOC124931292 gene encoding exocyst complex component EXO70A1-like, which produces MRIPAVFSGGVEALNERAAKMNEALQKSQSITDTMVSVLGSFDHRLSALQTGLRPTQIRTDEIRRAHDNIDKTLETAEVILFQFDLSREAESTILRGPHDDLEGYLEAIEQIKNSVSFFSNNKSFKNRVGVINHTNDVLEKAISKLEEEFKQLLSSYSKPVEPESLFDCLPSSSRPSYDSEGTQGDSGGKSHSSHEQHPNTGLEIVVYTPPILIPPRILPQLHYLAQQVVQAGHPKQLVKIYRDIRSPIMKKSLHKLGVEKLNKEDVQKMQWEVLEAKIGNWVQCMRIAVKLLFAGERRVCDRILEGIGSLDAQCFAEVTSSSVDLLLSFGEAITKTKRSPEKLFVLLDMYEVMRELHSEIEALFSGKDCAEIRYSAMGLMKRLAQTAQDTFGDFEEAIGKDAAKTPVVDGTVHPLTSYVINYVKFLFDYQSTLKQLFQDLDSQLAAVTMRIMEALQANLDTKSKQYRDPSLTQLFLMNNIHYIVRSVRNSEAKDLLGNDWVQIHRRVVQQHANQYKRITWTKILKYLSIQGLNSSGVDGANSSGISKTILKDRLKSFNNQFEELHHRQSQWIVPDLELRESLRLAVAEVLLPAYRSFIKRFGPLVEAGKNPQKYIRYTPEDVEHMLGEFFEGKSFPEPKR; this is translated from the exons ATGAGGATTCCGGCAGTATTTTCCGGCGGAGTGGAAGCGCTTAATGAAAGAGCGGCGAAGATGAATGAAGCGCTTCAGAAGAGTCAGTCCATTACTGATACTATGGTCTCTGTACTTGGTTCCTTTGATCATCGTCTCTCTGCTCTTCAAACCGGTTTGCGTCCTACTCAG ATTAGGACAGATGAGATTAGAAGGGCTCATGATAACATCGACAAGACACTGGAGACAGCAGaagttattttgtttcaatttgATCTTTCTCGTGAG GCAGAGTCTACGATACTTAGAGGTCCACATGATGACTTGGAAGGCTACCTTGAAGCGATTGAGCAAATAAAGAACAGTGTTAGTTTCTTCAGCAACAACAAAAGCTTTAAGAACAGGGTTGGAGTAATCAATCACACAAATGATGTACTTGAAAAAGCCATATCAAAGTTAGAAGAAGAATTCAAGCAACTTCTTTCATCCTATAG CAAACCTGTGGAACCTGAAAGTCTTTTTGACTGCCTTCCAAGTTCATCAAGGCCGTCATATGACTCAGAAGGTACTCAAGGTGATTCAGGTGGAAAATCTCATTCGAGTCATGAACAACATCCCAACACTGGCTTAGAGATTGTAGTTTACACACCACCAATTCTCATACCACCAAGGATTTTGCCGCAACTGCACTACTTAGCTCAACAAGTGGTTCAAGCTGGTCACCCGAAACAGTTGGTTAAAATATACAG AGATATTCGTTCTCCAATAATGAAAAAAAGCCTCCATAAATTGGGAGTTGAAAAGCTGAACAAGGAAGATGTTCAGAAAATGCAGTGGGAAGTTCTAGAGGCTAAGATTGGGAACTGGGTTCAGTGCATGCGAATAGCC GTCAAACTGTTGTTTGCTGGGGAACGGAGAGTCTGTGATCGGATACTTGAGGGCATTGGTTCTCTAGATGCTCAGTGTTTTGCTGAAGTCACTTCTAGTAGTGTTGATCTGCTGCTTAGTTTTGGAGAGGCCATTACTAAAACCAAGAGATCACCAGAAAAGTTATTTGTGCTTTTGGACATGTATGAGGTCATGCGGGAACTTCATTCAGAG ATTGAAGCACTTTTCAGTGGGAAAGATTGTGCAGAGATCAGATATTCTGCGATGGGCTTAATGAAGCGGCTTGCCCAGACTGCACAAGACACTTTTGGTGATTTTGAGGAAGCAATTGGAAAAGATGCTGCCAAGACTCCAGTTGTAGACGGAACCGTCCATCCTCTGACAAGCTATGTTATTAATTATGTCAAGTTCTTGTTTGA CTACCAGTCAACCTTGAAACAGCTTTTCCAAGATTTAGACTCACAGTTGGCAGCTGTAACTATGCGAATAATGGAGGCTCTCCAGGCTAATCTAGACACAAAATCAAAGCAATATAGGGATCCTTCTCTTACTCAGTTGTTCCTTATGAACAACATTCACTATATAGTCAGATCTGTACGAAA TTCTGAAGCCAAAGATCTACTAGGCAATGATTGGGTCCAAATACACAGGAGAGTTGTTCAACAGCATGCAAATCAGTACAAGAGGATTACTTGGACAAAG ATTCTGAAATATCTCTCTATACAAGGCCTGAACTCATCTGGTGTGGATGGGGCAAATAGCAGCGGTATTTCAAAAACGATACTGAAGGACCG GTTGAAGTCATTTAACAACCAGTTTGAGGAGCTTCATCATCGACAATCCCAGTGGATTGTTCCAGACTTGGAGTTGCGAGAATCCCTAAGACTTGCTGTTGCGGAAGTCTTATTGCCAGCTTATCGATCTTTTATCAAACGATTTGG GCCATTGGTTGAGGCTGGGAAGAATCCACAAAAGTACATCAGGTACACACCAGAGGACGTTGAGCATATGCTGGGAGAGTTTTTCGAAGGGAAATCTTTTCCCGAACCTAAGCGATAG
- the LOC124932477 gene encoding protein SMAX1-LIKE 3-like has translation MRIGSSSVHHQGLTAEAAAIVKAAVSLAKRRGHAQVTPLHVASATMADPTGLLKAACLRSHSHPLQCKALELCFNVALNRLPTGSSSSPLFLGSNHRQNHHPSFSNALVAAFKRAQSHQRRGSIENQQQPILALKIELEQLVISILDDPSVSRVMREAGFSSPQVKNNVEQAVSLELCSSRVVKTEPKETIKPLFQSSDQACEDDVNAVLDSLMGSTKKRNTVVVGENLGNAESIMRGVIAKLDRGDVRFVSVPLWSLRNMSIEEVQQRIGELRCLVNGYEARWVVLYLGDLKWVSEFWSNYGEQSRNYYSPVEFMIMELSRLLCGFGDRSGGKKLCLMGIANLQTFMRCKSGHPSLETLWQLHPLTVPVIGNLGLSLNLHHDHTSDIQSKELRNDSNWLIMKMGEEKRLKCCSDCRENFKREAWSIEISNACHNNESTTTSTCSSLPSWLKSYQDDQNKRITTINSDKDFDKLKDLSKKWNSICRSVHKQPHFLESPLIFSSSSPNSSSSSVSSHHENDQSKKRLHETISTWPLIFGPKPENKLLQKPDLLSNPNSSPNSASCSEANDNDDEDEDDDDRPRSFKEFNSENVKALSKALGKKVPWHKDIIPEISTTLLQIRSGMVKRNNGQKEESWFSFLGVDQKGKETIAKELARLVFGSYNNFVKIGTLITGFPTTIADSSDEYNKKKRMRIDEPGSSYLERFAKVVKENPSCVFFMEDLEQVDYNSQVGIKKAIESGRITVSDGGFVPLKDAIVIFSCDSFSSLSRACSPAIGESEVKCDEGEIGVCGPLDLNIVGDEEHDDQLVISSINGLIMDSIDRQIIFKIQVL, from the exons ATGAGAATAGGAAGCAGCTCTGTTCATCATCAGGGCCTGACGGCAGAGGCTGCCGCCATTGTAAAAGCGGCAGTCAGCCTTGCTAAGAGGCGTGGCCACGCTCAGGTGACTCCTCTCCATGTAGCCAGCGCCACCATGGCCGACCCAACCGGCCTCCTTAAGGCCGCCTGTTTACGTTCACACTCACACCCACTTCAGTGCAAAGCTTTAGAGCTTTGTTTCAATGTAGCCTTAAACAGGCTTCCAACTGGATCCTCCAGCAGCCCTTTATTTCTCGGGTCCAACCATCGTCAAAATCACCACCCTTCGTTTTCAAACGCTCTCGTGGCTGCTTTCAAGCGTGCGCAGTCTCACCAGCGCAGAGGATCCATAGAGAATCAACAACAACCCATCTTAGCCTTGAAGATAGAGCTTGAACAGCTCGTAATTTCCATCTTGGATGATCCTAGCGTTAGTCGGGTCATGAGGGAAGCTGGTTTTTCTAGTCCACAAGTGAAAAACAACGTTGAACAAGCTGTTTCATTAGAACTCTGTTCTTCCCGTGTTGTTAAAACTGAACCGAAGGAGACGATTAAACCTCTGTTTCAATCCAGCGATCAAGCTTGTGAGGACGACGTGAACGCTGTTCTTGATTCCTTAATGGGGTCGACGAAAAAGAGAAACACCGTCGTCGTGGGGGAGAATTTGGGTAACGCCGAGTCCATAATGCGTGGGGTTATCGCTAAATTAGACAGAGGAGATGTACGTTTTGTTAGCGTTCCTTTATGGTCGTTAAGAAATATGAGTATAGAAGAGGTACAACAGAGGATCGGGGAGCTAAGATGTTTGGTAAATGGGTATGAGGCAAGATGGGTCGTGTTATATCTTGGTGATCTGAAATGGGTATCTGAGTTTTGGTCAAATTATGGCGAGCAAAGCAGGAATTACTATTCTCCTGTTGAATTCATGATTATGGAGCTTAGCAGACTGTTATGTGGATTTGGGGATAGATCAGGAGGAAAGAAGCTTTGCTTAATGGGTATTGCAAATTTGCAGACTTTCATGAGATGTAAAAGTGGTCATCCTTCTTTAGAAACTCTTTGGCAACTTCATCCTCTCACAGTTCCAGTAATTGGCAACTTGGGATTAAGTCTCAACCTTCATCATGATCACACCag TGACATACAAAGCAAGGAATTAAGGAATGATTCAAACTGGTTAATAATGAAAATGGGAGAAGAGAAAAGGTTGAAATGTTGCTCAGATTGCAGGGAGAATTTCAAAAGAGAAGCTTGGAGCATTGAGATTAGCAATGCATGCCATAATAATGAATCTACTACCACTTCCACTTGTTCAAGCTTGCCTTCATGGCTTAAGAGTTATCAGGATGATCAGAATAAAAGGATCACCACCATTAATTCAGATAAg GATTTTGACAAGCTAAAAGATCTAAGCAAGAAATGGAACTCAATCTGCAGATCAGTTCATAAACAGcctcattttcttgaatcaccccttattttctcttcatcttctccaAATTCATCCTCAAGTTCAGTCTCATCCCACCACGAAAATGATCAAAGCAAGAAAAGGTTACATGAAACCATTTCAACATGGCCACTGATCTTCGGTCCTAAACCCGAAAACAAGCTCCTGCAGAAACCAGATCTCTTGTCCAATCCCAATTCAAGCCCAAACTCTGCTTCCTGCAGCGAAGCAAATGACAACgacgatgaagatgaagatgatgacgaTCGCCCACGTTCATTCAAGGAATTCAATTCCGAAAACGTGAAAGCATTATCCAAGGCACTGGGAAAGAAGGTTCCCTGGCATAAGGACATTATTCCAGAAATCTCCACCACCCTGCTTCAGATCCGATCTGGAATGGTTAAAAGAAATAATGGTCAAAAGGAAGAATCTTGGTTTTCCTTTTTGGGCGTTGATCAGAAAGGAAAAGAAACGATTGCAAAGGAGCTAGCAAGGCTAGTCTTCGGCTCTTACAATAACTTTGTCAAAATTGGAACACTAATAACCGGATTTCCCACAACGATAGCAGATTCCAGCGATGAATacaacaagaagaagagaatgaggATCGATGAACCCGGTTCAAGCTATCTGGAGAGGTTTGCAAAGGTAGTTAAAGAAAACCCGAGTTGCGTGTTTTTCATGGAGGACTTGGAGCAAGTTGATTACAATTCTCAAGTGGGTATTAAGAAAGCTATTGAAAGTGGGAGAATAACTGTCTCAGATGGGGGATTTGTTCCACTTAAGGATGCCATTGTTATATTCAGCTGTGACAGCTTTAGTTCCTTGTCTAGGGCATGTTCTCCTGCAATTGGTGAAAGTGAAGTGAAATGCGACGAAGGAGAGATTGGGGTTTGTGGACCATTGGATTTGAACATTGTTGGAGATGAAGAACATGATGATCAGTTAGTGATCAGTAGCATTAATGGATTGATCATGGACTCCATTGATAGGCAAATTATCTTCAAGATTCAAGTTTTGTGA
- the LOC124931312 gene encoding pentatricopeptide repeat-containing protein At5g04780, mitochondrial: protein MRALKKFRFFIHEFDHVRRKYLFSAAFSDAAIQEPTAIKDPVSSFPKATIEFHLQELLKKCAREKSSVEGKAFHGKIIQLGLQLDVWISNILINMYSKCGDVSCARQVFDEMSVRSLVSWNTMIGSYIQNKNEQDDALKLFVKMRRETNEFSEFTVSGVVCACSSNSAISECTQLHAFAVKTATISNVFVGTALLDVYGKNGLIEEACHIFRLLPEKTDITWSSMISGLVQNELHEEALAFFHKTQILGLENNQFSLSAVISACAGLTALIEGKQIHAIIAKIGFSTNMYISSSLIDMYAKCGIIVEAYSIFTDANEKNVVLWNAIISGFSRHACSTEAMILFEKMQQTGISPNEVTYISIMTACGHKGLIENGRRYFNQMEKEHNILPNIYHYSCMVDILSRGGKVNEAKALIDEMPFVASASMWGSILASCRSQQGNNIELAELAAARLFEIEPDNAGNHVLLSNTYAANKKWEEVAKTRMGLKESEAKKERGKSWIEVKAKVHTFMVGERSHCRIVEIYERLEDLLEEMKKKGGYGIGAEHDLHDLEDNRKRELLRHHSEKLAFTFGLMSLPNGVAIRIMKNLRICGDCHSFMKMASKITEREIVVRDTNRFHHFKDGFCSCAEFW from the coding sequence ATGAGAGCACTGAAAAAGTTCAgatttttcattcatgaattCGATCATGTGCGTCGCAAATATTTGTTTTCCGCAGCCTTTTCTGATGCTGCTATTCAAGAGCCCACCGCCATTAAGGATCCTGTTTCGTCATTTCCAAAAGCTACAATCGAGTTCCATTTGCAGGAACTCTTGAAGAAATGTGCAAGAGAGAAATCCTCCGTTGAGGGTAAGGCTTTCCATGGAAAGATCATTCAGTTAGGGTTACAATTAGACGTATGGATCTCCAATATACTCATCAACATGTATTCGAAATGCGGGGACGTAAGTTGTGCACGCCAAGTGTTCGATGAAATGTCCGTTAGAAGTTTAGTTTCATGGAACACCATGATTGGCTCATACATCCAGAACAAAAACGAACAAGATGATGCCCTTAAATTATTCGTTAAGATGCGAAGGGAAACTAATGAATTCAGCGAGTTTACAGTATCAGGCGTAGTTTGCGCTTGTTCTTCGAATTCTGCCATATCTGAATGCACTCAACTTCATGCTTTCGCTGTAAAAACTGCCACAATTTCAAATGTCTTCGTTGGAACTGCATTGCTTGATGTATATGGTAAAAATGGTCTCATAGAGGAAGCTTGTCATATTTTTCGTCTCTTGCCTGAAAAAACAGACATCACATGGAGTTCGATGATTTCCGGTCTAGTCCAAAACGAGTTACACGAAGAGGCGTTAGCTTTCTTCCACAAAACACAAATACTAGGATTGGAAAACAACCAATTCAGTTTGTCTGCTGTTATCTCCGCCTGCGCGGGCTTAACTGCGTTAATAGAAGGTAAACAGATTCACGCTATCATTGCTAAAATCGGGTTCAGCACAAATATGTACATATCATCTTCTCTTATAGACATGTATGCTAAATGTGGAATCATCGTAGAAGCGTATTCAATCTTTACCGATGCCAATGAGAAAAACGTAGTACTATGGAATGCTATAATATCCGGGTTTTCTAGGCATGCTTGCTCAACAGAAGCCATGATTCTCTTTGAGAAAATGCAACAGACAGGCATTTCCCCGAATGAAGTAACCTATATATCGATCATGACTGCCTGCGGGCACAAGGGTTTGATCGAAAACGGGAGAAGGTATTTTAACCAGATGGAAAAAGAACATAATATTTTGcctaatatttatcattattcgTGCATGGTTGATATACTAAGCCGGGGAGGTAAAGTGAACGAAGCTAAAGCATTAATCGACGAAATGCCTTTCGTTGCTTCCGCGTCAATGTGGGGTTCGATTTTAGCCTCTTGCAGGAGCCAACAGGGGAATAATATCGAGTTGGCTGAACTAGCCGCGGCTCGTTTGTTCGAAATTGAACCTGATAACGCAGGAAATCACGTCCTTCTTTCTAACACTTACGCAGCTAACAAAAAGTGGGAAGAGGTTGCGAAGACGAGAATGGGTTTAAAAGAGAGCGAAGCGAAGAAGGAAAGAGGAAAGAGTTGGATTGAAGTGAAGGCGAAAGTTCATACTTTTATGGTGGGAGAGAGGAGCCATTGTAGAATTGTTGAGATTTATGAGAGGTTAGAGGATTTGttagaagagatgaagaagaaaggagGTTATGGGATTGGTGCTGAACATGATCTTCATGACTTGGAAGATAATAGGAAGAGGGAGCTTTTGAGGCATCATAGTGAGAAACTGGCCTTCACTTTTGGTTTGATGAGTTTACCTAATGGGGTGGCGATTAGGATCATGAAGAATCTTAGAATATGCGGGGATTGTCATTCTTTTATGAAGATGGCGTCGAAGATTACAGAAAGGGAGATTGTTGTTAGGGATACGAATCGGTTTCATCATTTTAAAGATGGTTTTTGTAGCTGTGCAGAATTTTGGTAA
- the LOC124932653 gene encoding glycine-rich cell wall structural protein-like, translating into MKTKELMIIVFLVLFMIHLASCASSSTPLKGRPFLLDDHHELQKKNIVNKDEAYYSYKHGTIASRSNLDVTVFRGGGSGGRGGGGGRGGSGGGRRGGGGDRGGMTVIPVYTAGTHHSNNNNQKGSGNSNQMDLNLNLFLIILASTTTFASIFFYY; encoded by the exons atgaaaaccAAGGAACTGATGATCATAGTATTCCTGGTACTCTTCATGATCCATTTAGCTTCCTGTGCATCATCATCAACTCCATTAAAGGGGAGGCCTTTCCTTCTGG ATGATCATCATGAGTTGCAGAAGAAGAACATAGTTAATAAGGATGAAGCTTATTATAGTTATAAACATGGTACTATTGCTTCCCGGAGTAATTTGGATGTAACTGTATTTCGCGGTGGCGGCAGCGGCGGAAGAGGTGGCGGCGGCGGAAGAGGTGGGAGTggtggaggaagaagaggaggaggaggagatagAGGTGGTATGACCGTGATTCCAGTTTACACAGCTGGCACTCATCacagcaacaacaacaaccaaaaaGGTTCAGGAAACTCCAACCAAATGGATCTGAATCTAAACCTATTTCTAATTATCTTAGCATCAACAACAACCTTTGCatctattttcttttattattaa
- the LOC124931582 gene encoding uncharacterized protein YnbD-like, translating into MGLGLSCLIAAKSLVLFCLFGYLRNIGFKLLSIPFLYSSLISLLVSIASHPSINLPLLLGKKRDGTFPIWSLIMFSPYLYFVRAFSALRRLSSGEAPYSEIFDGLYVGGWPYALEKLPPGNPAIIDCTCELPRKLDLSGRSYLCIPTWDTRSPEPSEIESAVKWAMRKRVQNFPIFVHCAYGHGRSVAVMCALLVAMGLADDWKIAEMKIKEKRPYIRMNSLHRKALDEWSKHRLSSPKNKGS; encoded by the exons ATGGGTTTAGGTTTATCTTGTTTGATCGCTGCAAAATCTCTGGTTCTTTTCTGTCTGTTTGGTTATCTAAGAAACATTGGATTCAAATTACTGTCAATTCCATTCTTGTATTCCTCATTGATATCTCTATTAGTATCCATTGCCTCTCACCCATCGATCAATCTTCCATTACTTTTGGGGAAGAAGAGGGATGGAACTTTTCCAATTTGGTCATTGATCATGTTCAGTCCATATTTGTACTTTGTTCGAGCTTTCTCTGCTTTAAGAAGATTAAGTAGTGGTGAAGCTCCTTATAGCGAAATTTTTGATGGTCTTTATGTTGGAGGATGGCCTTATGCATTAGAAAAGCTTCCTCCCGGTAACCCTGCAATTATTGATTGCACTTGTGAATTGCCAAGAAAATTGGATCTATCTGGTAGGTCATATTTGTGCATTCCAACATGGGATACTAGGTCTCCTGAACCTAGTGAAATTGAATCTGCTGTTAAATGGGCTATGAGAAAAAGAGTTCAGAATTTCCCAATCTTCGTTCATTGTGCTTATG GTCATGGAAGGAGTGTTGCTGTGATGTGTGCATTGTTAGTGGCAATGGGATTAGCAGATGATTGGAAAATTGCTGAGATGAAGATTAAGGAGAAACGACCTTATATTCGAATGAATTCTCTCCATCGAAAAGCCTTGGATGAATGGTCAAAACATCGTTTATCATCTCCAAAGAACAAAGGTAGTTAA